tccaacaatatggtatGGTGATgttaaattgatgaatttacaaatTAAATTTGGACATTATGATGATTATGTTCTAAGATTAAAGTGACTCAACAAAGACTTTGAGTCTAAGATTATTGTAACGTTCTGCTGAATTGATGGTGACATTAATTTTGAAATCAACTCATTATTAAATAGACGTTACTAATTAGAAATGAGGACAAAGTCATATAAATATTCATTagcaaaaatttaaacatgctTAGCTTCCCAATTGGTTCATGAATAATGGGGTAAAGAGGATACCATTTCTTACTCGATCATTTTATAATCGATGCCTTTGCCAACAAAATTTATTGAGACACGCTTCACCAATACTTTAGCAGCAAAAAGGTCCTCCTTTTCCATGTCTACTCTAGCTAATTTAGAACTAAGTACACTTAATATTCAAACATTTAATTAGACTCCTATACTAGAATTCAGAAATGATTGCGCTTGCCAGTTCAAGACACCTTATTGCATCAATTTATCATGTAATAAACTTTACAGACTGCAAGCACATTTCTTTACGGAAACTAAACACACATGGTAACTATTTTTACTACATACCAACTAAATGGCAATAACTGACCAGTATACAAACTCTGCCAGATCTTGTTAGGGTTAATCTATTTTAAGCCTCCAAACTCTCCATCTCTTTGTTGTTAACAGCCTCATATTCATTCAGATATCCATCGATGCTTTCCCCATGGTATGATTTGCATACAAAGTAGAGCACGCTCTGCGTTAGCACCCCCAACAAACCAAGTAGACAGGCCATCATCACATAGGCTATTCCATACGTCATATTGAGCCTTAGTCCCACAACATGCATGAAATTCCTCTTAACCACTATATGACCAATTAGCTCATTAATTAGCAGGTAAGATATTGTGAGAACCCATGCTGTGGTGCCCTTTCCTTCCAAGAGACGGCGGCTCTTCTTCATACCCTCCAACCCATAACATCTCTCCTCCATAATACTCAAAACACTCGCCATCTGCCACACAATTCCCACGTACACGCTCACCAGGAATAACACCACGCAACCAGCCATTAATTCCACATAAAACACCACCACATACGAGTAACCGAATACTATGAAACCCGCTGCTAGAAAACACACAGAAGAACCAAAAGCCATGCCAATCATGAAAGTGATGATAAAATACCACAGGAAAGTTTTCATCATGTGTTTCCACACTGCGGGAACGAATCTCACAACCCTTGCGAAGGAGTGGTTGTGGTTGCCTCTGTAAACATTGGCCACGGTGTACACCACGGCCGCCATGGACGGCATCATCGCTGCATAAAAGAAAGTTGCGTACACAAGTTCAAGAATTAGAAACCCCATCAATTTCAGAACAGGCATCGTCGGCTGCTCGGCTGTTTGATTGGAAACAATCATCTCAGCTAGAAACAGAGGTGTTACTAAACTTTGCGCTAGATTGATCAAAGTTAGAGGCAGAATAGACAGCAGAGTTATAGCTCCCAGTAATTTAGGTCGACACCTGATTATTTTGAAGGCCTCTCCCAGAATTCCAAAACCTCCCAACAACTTTAAACTTTTCGCTTTTCTATCCATGATCGATTACAAatcttcctttcttctttttaaaaTTGCTGCTCTAGCTACGATGATGCATatcatatatagatgtatataattGATCACAACCGCCCTCTCTGTTGAtagcaatttatttaattaaacattatCTTGTTCAATACACAAACAACCAATGATATTTTAAAAGTCTATGTATGCCAAAAATAACGTTTGAGTATACTTTCAGCGTGTTAATCTTGCCTTGGGAATGTCATGTCACTGAGGGTAACTAAACAATGCAGTCTCAGTCATTGCAGTAGGTAGAGagattttttaaatgaaaaaaatgccCTCAATTGACTTTATGAAATTTCCACATTTCATTATAAGTTGTTTTTATAGTATGAAATTTCTACAGTGTATGACAAATTGACAAATTGTCTTTTATAGTATGAAATTTCCACATTTCATTTTAAGTTGTCTTTGTAGTATGAGATTTCTACAGTCCAGGATAAATTGTCTTTTATAGTATGAAATTTCTACAGTCTATAATTTCTACAGTCTATGACAAATTGTCTCTGGATTTAATTATGTGATGGatattttttatcaatattttgaattatttctGATTATTTTATATGATCTGTCAGAATGAAAAGgcttgaaaagaaaaatcaaaatgatAAATCATGAAACATAAtctaaaatgttgataaaaaaattcacacaataaAATACAAAAGCTATTGAGATAAATGTTATAGACTTCTTAATTTTCTGTACTCGTTACAAAGTTTTATTGACCTTGTTAAATTTCACTTAATATTGTAATGCTGGCCAACATGAAAGAAAATCTGTGTAGAAAGCAGGGAAAGGAAAAGAGAGTGAAGACAGCGTTATCAATCCCTCCTAAGTGTTGTCGGCTTGGTCCAATGCATTAAATTCACCATTAATAAATCTTTTGTTTGACAATAAATCTACCGACAAGGCTGATTTTTCAGAGCGGCTAATCAATAAAAGCTCTATTGAGAGGCACGGTCATTATTACATTAGAAGTTAATATATAATTGAGAAGTTTAAATCTTAATATTTGTTGGTTTGAGGATGATGGACAAATGTAACTCATATAAATatcttaaataaatatattattttacttatcttaaaattattttatcttatttcaaattatatttattatatacaaaaatatttaaaatttattgtatttacatttttttttaaatataattttttaatttgataatttatatctaatttttttatatttaaattctaAATTTCTTATCATTATTTTACAAAGCATTAAAAATAAagatttataaaatatattttaattgaattaattattctCTACTAGTAGTTTTAAAACTAATATTTATCATATATTGTAATTATATAATGATAcattttttctttaaatatctttgTTTTTATTTGAGTTTTATATATGCATCTAAAGCTTATAATTTTGATGAGGGTATATTTTGTTTTATATAGTGTTTATTTTGAAAACATTATGTGTGTAACTAAtgttaatattttgacatgtaaatgaTTGTCAAATTTAAGTTAGAATGCCTCTCGGCATTAAGGAGTTTCTCTCAATTTCTTTATTCAAGTAAACACAATACAATGATTctattttctattaattaattatggTCCTTAGATGATAAAGCACTCCCAAATGATATTTATATTTGTGTGAATATAATTCTAATGAACATCTCTACGGTTCATTAGGTCACATGATTTATGTGTCAATTAACATTCAATCAAACacctttaattattttttaatgaaaataaacaTTGGGTATCAACACATTGTTAGATAATGACAACAATTAAAGTATAAATAAAAGTCCTATTTTATAACGAAATATTTTTTTCTTAAGAGATAATTCTTAATGTATTTAAAGGAAAAATCTATTTTTTCTAAGTTCAACGATGGTTGTTATCTTGAAGATATTCTATATATCTCTATTTCCATGAGAACAAGTAATTGTAATAGCAGCAActattataatcatttctttgagcaataaaaatatgatactttgGCTCATGGATGTTTCTTTGGTGTATTCTCAAGGTTTTACAAGGCAAATCTATTCCTTGTTTGTTATTGTATTATTTTGTTTtatcttatatttaattttttcaCAACTACTTTGTGTTTCAATATTATTTATTTGAACTTATGCTTTTGAATGTGCAActagtggtattagagccaagttatTGCTATGTAAGGATTTTTGTGTTGGTTTTCTCAATCATTAAATAATGAAGGTTTCAAATGTATGGTTCAAGGTTAAGAAATTCAATGGGAAAAATAAATTTAGCTATGGGAGCTCATGATGCATGATTTGTTAGAGCAAGAAGGATCATAAAGTAAAAGAATCAAGAAAACATGaataatgagaaaaaggaagaattGGATAAAAGAGCTCTTAATACAATTTGGTTGTGTTTGACAAATAATGTTCTTTTAAATATTATTGACGAGGAAAGAATAACAATATTATGGAGAAAATTGGTGACTCTTGAAATGACAAAATCCTTGACAAATTGAACATACTAGAAGAGGCAATTGTATAGTTTGAAAATGAAGGTACAAAAAttattgataatttaatgt
The nucleotide sequence above comes from Cryptomeria japonica chromosome 11, Sugi_1.0, whole genome shotgun sequence. Encoded proteins:
- the LOC131079015 gene encoding uncharacterized protein LOC131079015; the protein is MDRKAKSLKLLGGFGILGEAFKIIRCRPKLLGAITLLSILPLTLINLAQSLVTPLFLAEMIVSNQTAEQPTMPVLKLMGFLILELVYATFFYAAMMPSMAAVVYTVANVYRGNHNHSFARVVRFVPAVWKHMMKTFLWYFIITFMIGMAFGSSVCFLAAGFIVFGYSYVVVFYVELMAGCVVLFLVSVYVGIVWQMASVLSIMEERCYGLEGMKKSRRLLEGKGTTAWVLTISYLLINELIGHIVVKRNFMHVVGLRLNMTYGIAYVMMACLLGLLGVLTQSVLYFVCKSYHGESIDGYLNEYEAVNNKEMESLEA